In Daphnia magna isolate NIES linkage group LG6, ASM2063170v1.1, whole genome shotgun sequence, the following are encoded in one genomic region:
- the LOC116924500 gene encoding mesoderm induction early response protein 1 isoform X3, with product MADELLNDGELSPGKGGDGDQEFEPTADMLVHDFDDEQTLAEEEAIASAGGEDPQNELNNLQKPPVHTQPNLALTKLSSTQESDMPIEQLLALYGYGDRGSGNGNGEVAAPTDARLPEEELDEEMEEDDGEEEEDNDDDESVESESSSSGNAISANKKDLHAEDSIAHPCEEAVHPVKNNVDIKPRSDLHLIYSNEEGNVPEARLLRSSGAAGATASDEEADEEDDVDYAPGEDEWRKTIMIGSEYQSSVPSGLSPYDNLQTVPYENEDKLLWTPWVLDDTVTDEYLQRCAQIQQELMRSKLTSSTTQPLQTLALLASLPMGAHTRDDEQALHQLLQCGHNVEEALRRRKMSNVTPCDTVSLWSEEECRNFESGLRVFGKDFHHIQQQKVRTRSVGELVQFYYLWKKTERHDVLANRARLEKKKYALHPGTTDYMDRFLDEQELQGTTAAAAPHHFTRERSNSRSSSPNVHSLIYGDPKRLRVTATPPAAGGEDGAPNGLPVAGDEAGLLDGADESNGQVLSAAAAAAAAAATVLPPPSDAMTASNRDLMS from the exons ATGGCGGATGAG cTTTTGAATGACGGGGAGCTAAGCCCCGGGAAGGGAG GTGATGGGGACCAAGAATTTGAACCTACAGCTGATATGTTAGTTCATGATTTTGATGACGAACAAACCTTAGCTGAAGAAGAAGCCATAGCAAGTGCCGGTGGAGAAGATCCGCAAAATGAGTTAAACAACTTGCAAAAA CCACCTGTCCATACTCAGCCAAATTTAGCCCTGACTAAATTGTCTTCTACGCAGGAGTCAGATATGCCTATTGAACAGCTACTCGCACTTTATGGCTATGGAGACAGAGGTAGTGGCAATGGAAATGGAGAAGTAGCAGCACCAACGGATGCAAGACTACCCGAAGAAGAATTGGATGAGGAAATGGAAGAAGACGATggagaagaagaggaggataATGACGATGATGAGAGTGTAGAATCTGAAAGTAGTTCTTCGGGAAATGCAATCTCTGCTAATAAGAAGGACCTGCATGCGGAAGATTCAATAGCGCATCCATGTGAAGAAGCAGTTCATCCTGTCAAGAATAACGTTGATATCAAACCCCGCTCCGACCTACACCTTATTTATTCGAACGAAGAAGGTAATGTTCCCGAAGCAAGACTGCTTCGATCGTCAGGAGCAGCCGGTGCCACTGCATCGGATGAAGAAGCTGACGAAGAGGATGACGTTGATTATGCACCAGGAGAAGACGAATGGCGAAAG ACGATCATGATCGGCTCAGAGTACCAATCCAGCGTTCCCTCTGGATTGAGTCCTTACGACAACCTCCAAACGGTGCCTTatgaaaatgaagacaaaCTATTATGGACTCCTTGGGTCCTTGATGACACTGTCACGGACGAATATCTGCAGCGCTGCGCTCAAATTCAACAGGAACTAATGAGGAGTAAACTCACTTCATCTACTACCCAACCGCTGCAGACACTTGCTCTACTGGCTAGCCTACCCATGGGGGCTCACACAAGAGATGACGAACAG gcatTGCATCAGCTATTGCAATGCGGACACAACGTCGAAGAAGCCTTGCGAAGACGAAAAATGAGCAATGTGACACCATGCGACACGGTCTCCCTGTGGTCGGAGGAGGAGTGTCGGAATTTTGAATCCGGTCTGCGCGTATTCGGCAAAGATTTCCATCACATCCAACAGCAAAAAGTGCGAACGCGTTCCGTAGGCGAATTGGTCCAATTCTATTACTTGTGGAAGAAAACGGAGCGGCACGACGTGCTGGCCAATCGGGCGcgactggaaaagaaaaagtatgCCCTCCATCCGGGTACGACCGACTACATGGATCGTTTCTTGGACGAGCAGGAATTACAAGGTACAACCGCTGCCGCCGCTCCGCACCACTTCACCCGTGAGCGGAGTAATTCGCGCAGCAGCTCGCCCAATGTCCATTCCTTGATTTACGGAGACCCCAAGCGATTACGGGTGACGGCCACGCCACCTGCTG CAGGCGGTGAGGATGGCGCTCCAAATGGATTACCCGTGGCTGGCGATGAGGCGGGACTTCTTGATGGAGCGGACGAAAGTAACGGACAAGTCCTAAGCGCTGCCGCCgctgctgccgccgccgccgctaCTGTTCTCCCTCCTCCATCAGATGCCATGACCGCGTCCAACAGAGACTTGATGAGCTGA
- the LOC116924500 gene encoding mesoderm induction early response protein 1 isoform X2 — protein MFSTSSVLLNDGELSPGKGGDGDQEFEPTADMLVHDFDDEQTLAEEEAIASAGGEDPQNELNNLQKPPVHTQPNLALTKLSSTQESDMPIEQLLALYGYGDRGSGNGNGEVAAPTDARLPEEELDEEMEEDDGEEEEDNDDDESVESESSSSGNAISANKKDLHAEDSIAHPCEEAVHPVKNNVDIKPRSDLHLIYSNEEGNVPEARLLRSSGAAGATASDEEADEEDDVDYAPGEDEWRKTIMIGSEYQSSVPSGLSPYDNLQTVPYENEDKLLWTPWVLDDTVTDEYLQRCAQIQQELMRSKLTSSTTQPLQTLALLASLPMGAHTRDDEQALHQLLQCGHNVEEALRRRKMSNVTPCDTVSLWSEEECRNFESGLRVFGKDFHHIQQQKVRTRSVGELVQFYYLWKKTERHDVLANRARLEKKKYALHPGTTDYMDRFLDEQELQGTTAAAAPHHFTRERSNSRSSSPNVHSLIYGDPKRLRVTATPPAGGEDGAPNGLPVAGDEAGLLDGADESNGQVLSAAAAAAAAAATVLPPPSDAMTASNRDLMS, from the exons ATGTTTTCGACTTCGTCagtg cTTTTGAATGACGGGGAGCTAAGCCCCGGGAAGGGAG GTGATGGGGACCAAGAATTTGAACCTACAGCTGATATGTTAGTTCATGATTTTGATGACGAACAAACCTTAGCTGAAGAAGAAGCCATAGCAAGTGCCGGTGGAGAAGATCCGCAAAATGAGTTAAACAACTTGCAAAAA CCACCTGTCCATACTCAGCCAAATTTAGCCCTGACTAAATTGTCTTCTACGCAGGAGTCAGATATGCCTATTGAACAGCTACTCGCACTTTATGGCTATGGAGACAGAGGTAGTGGCAATGGAAATGGAGAAGTAGCAGCACCAACGGATGCAAGACTACCCGAAGAAGAATTGGATGAGGAAATGGAAGAAGACGATggagaagaagaggaggataATGACGATGATGAGAGTGTAGAATCTGAAAGTAGTTCTTCGGGAAATGCAATCTCTGCTAATAAGAAGGACCTGCATGCGGAAGATTCAATAGCGCATCCATGTGAAGAAGCAGTTCATCCTGTCAAGAATAACGTTGATATCAAACCCCGCTCCGACCTACACCTTATTTATTCGAACGAAGAAGGTAATGTTCCCGAAGCAAGACTGCTTCGATCGTCAGGAGCAGCCGGTGCCACTGCATCGGATGAAGAAGCTGACGAAGAGGATGACGTTGATTATGCACCAGGAGAAGACGAATGGCGAAAG ACGATCATGATCGGCTCAGAGTACCAATCCAGCGTTCCCTCTGGATTGAGTCCTTACGACAACCTCCAAACGGTGCCTTatgaaaatgaagacaaaCTATTATGGACTCCTTGGGTCCTTGATGACACTGTCACGGACGAATATCTGCAGCGCTGCGCTCAAATTCAACAGGAACTAATGAGGAGTAAACTCACTTCATCTACTACCCAACCGCTGCAGACACTTGCTCTACTGGCTAGCCTACCCATGGGGGCTCACACAAGAGATGACGAACAG gcatTGCATCAGCTATTGCAATGCGGACACAACGTCGAAGAAGCCTTGCGAAGACGAAAAATGAGCAATGTGACACCATGCGACACGGTCTCCCTGTGGTCGGAGGAGGAGTGTCGGAATTTTGAATCCGGTCTGCGCGTATTCGGCAAAGATTTCCATCACATCCAACAGCAAAAAGTGCGAACGCGTTCCGTAGGCGAATTGGTCCAATTCTATTACTTGTGGAAGAAAACGGAGCGGCACGACGTGCTGGCCAATCGGGCGcgactggaaaagaaaaagtatgCCCTCCATCCGGGTACGACCGACTACATGGATCGTTTCTTGGACGAGCAGGAATTACAAGGTACAACCGCTGCCGCCGCTCCGCACCACTTCACCCGTGAGCGGAGTAATTCGCGCAGCAGCTCGCCCAATGTCCATTCCTTGATTTACGGAGACCCCAAGCGATTACGGGTGACGGCCACGCCACCTGCTG GCGGTGAGGATGGCGCTCCAAATGGATTACCCGTGGCTGGCGATGAGGCGGGACTTCTTGATGGAGCGGACGAAAGTAACGGACAAGTCCTAAGCGCTGCCGCCgctgctgccgccgccgccgctaCTGTTCTCCCTCCTCCATCAGATGCCATGACCGCGTCCAACAGAGACTTGATGAGCTGA
- the LOC116924500 gene encoding mesoderm induction early response protein 1 isoform X5, with protein sequence MFSTSSVLLNDGELSPGKGGDGDQEFEPTADMLVHDFDDEQTLAEEEAIASAGGEDPQNELNNLQKESDMPIEQLLALYGYGDRGSGNGNGEVAAPTDARLPEEELDEEMEEDDGEEEEDNDDDESVESESSSSGNAISANKKDLHAEDSIAHPCEEAVHPVKNNVDIKPRSDLHLIYSNEEGNVPEARLLRSSGAAGATASDEEADEEDDVDYAPGEDEWRKTIMIGSEYQSSVPSGLSPYDNLQTVPYENEDKLLWTPWVLDDTVTDEYLQRCAQIQQELMRSKLTSSTTQPLQTLALLASLPMGAHTRDDEQALHQLLQCGHNVEEALRRRKMSNVTPCDTVSLWSEEECRNFESGLRVFGKDFHHIQQQKVRTRSVGELVQFYYLWKKTERHDVLANRARLEKKKYALHPGTTDYMDRFLDEQELQGTTAAAAPHHFTRERSNSRSSSPNVHSLIYGDPKRLRVTATPPAGGEDGAPNGLPVAGDEAGLLDGADESNGQVLSAAAAAAAAAATVLPPPSDAMTASNRDLMS encoded by the exons ATGTTTTCGACTTCGTCagtg cTTTTGAATGACGGGGAGCTAAGCCCCGGGAAGGGAG GTGATGGGGACCAAGAATTTGAACCTACAGCTGATATGTTAGTTCATGATTTTGATGACGAACAAACCTTAGCTGAAGAAGAAGCCATAGCAAGTGCCGGTGGAGAAGATCCGCAAAATGAGTTAAACAACTTGCAAAAA GAGTCAGATATGCCTATTGAACAGCTACTCGCACTTTATGGCTATGGAGACAGAGGTAGTGGCAATGGAAATGGAGAAGTAGCAGCACCAACGGATGCAAGACTACCCGAAGAAGAATTGGATGAGGAAATGGAAGAAGACGATggagaagaagaggaggataATGACGATGATGAGAGTGTAGAATCTGAAAGTAGTTCTTCGGGAAATGCAATCTCTGCTAATAAGAAGGACCTGCATGCGGAAGATTCAATAGCGCATCCATGTGAAGAAGCAGTTCATCCTGTCAAGAATAACGTTGATATCAAACCCCGCTCCGACCTACACCTTATTTATTCGAACGAAGAAGGTAATGTTCCCGAAGCAAGACTGCTTCGATCGTCAGGAGCAGCCGGTGCCACTGCATCGGATGAAGAAGCTGACGAAGAGGATGACGTTGATTATGCACCAGGAGAAGACGAATGGCGAAAG ACGATCATGATCGGCTCAGAGTACCAATCCAGCGTTCCCTCTGGATTGAGTCCTTACGACAACCTCCAAACGGTGCCTTatgaaaatgaagacaaaCTATTATGGACTCCTTGGGTCCTTGATGACACTGTCACGGACGAATATCTGCAGCGCTGCGCTCAAATTCAACAGGAACTAATGAGGAGTAAACTCACTTCATCTACTACCCAACCGCTGCAGACACTTGCTCTACTGGCTAGCCTACCCATGGGGGCTCACACAAGAGATGACGAACAG gcatTGCATCAGCTATTGCAATGCGGACACAACGTCGAAGAAGCCTTGCGAAGACGAAAAATGAGCAATGTGACACCATGCGACACGGTCTCCCTGTGGTCGGAGGAGGAGTGTCGGAATTTTGAATCCGGTCTGCGCGTATTCGGCAAAGATTTCCATCACATCCAACAGCAAAAAGTGCGAACGCGTTCCGTAGGCGAATTGGTCCAATTCTATTACTTGTGGAAGAAAACGGAGCGGCACGACGTGCTGGCCAATCGGGCGcgactggaaaagaaaaagtatgCCCTCCATCCGGGTACGACCGACTACATGGATCGTTTCTTGGACGAGCAGGAATTACAAGGTACAACCGCTGCCGCCGCTCCGCACCACTTCACCCGTGAGCGGAGTAATTCGCGCAGCAGCTCGCCCAATGTCCATTCCTTGATTTACGGAGACCCCAAGCGATTACGGGTGACGGCCACGCCACCTGCTG GCGGTGAGGATGGCGCTCCAAATGGATTACCCGTGGCTGGCGATGAGGCGGGACTTCTTGATGGAGCGGACGAAAGTAACGGACAAGTCCTAAGCGCTGCCGCCgctgctgccgccgccgccgctaCTGTTCTCCCTCCTCCATCAGATGCCATGACCGCGTCCAACAGAGACTTGATGAGCTGA
- the LOC116924500 gene encoding mesoderm induction early response protein 1 isoform X1 has protein sequence MFSTSSVLLNDGELSPGKGGDGDQEFEPTADMLVHDFDDEQTLAEEEAIASAGGEDPQNELNNLQKPPVHTQPNLALTKLSSTQESDMPIEQLLALYGYGDRGSGNGNGEVAAPTDARLPEEELDEEMEEDDGEEEEDNDDDESVESESSSSGNAISANKKDLHAEDSIAHPCEEAVHPVKNNVDIKPRSDLHLIYSNEEGNVPEARLLRSSGAAGATASDEEADEEDDVDYAPGEDEWRKTIMIGSEYQSSVPSGLSPYDNLQTVPYENEDKLLWTPWVLDDTVTDEYLQRCAQIQQELMRSKLTSSTTQPLQTLALLASLPMGAHTRDDEQALHQLLQCGHNVEEALRRRKMSNVTPCDTVSLWSEEECRNFESGLRVFGKDFHHIQQQKVRTRSVGELVQFYYLWKKTERHDVLANRARLEKKKYALHPGTTDYMDRFLDEQELQGTTAAAAPHHFTRERSNSRSSSPNVHSLIYGDPKRLRVTATPPAAGGEDGAPNGLPVAGDEAGLLDGADESNGQVLSAAAAAAAAAATVLPPPSDAMTASNRDLMS, from the exons ATGTTTTCGACTTCGTCagtg cTTTTGAATGACGGGGAGCTAAGCCCCGGGAAGGGAG GTGATGGGGACCAAGAATTTGAACCTACAGCTGATATGTTAGTTCATGATTTTGATGACGAACAAACCTTAGCTGAAGAAGAAGCCATAGCAAGTGCCGGTGGAGAAGATCCGCAAAATGAGTTAAACAACTTGCAAAAA CCACCTGTCCATACTCAGCCAAATTTAGCCCTGACTAAATTGTCTTCTACGCAGGAGTCAGATATGCCTATTGAACAGCTACTCGCACTTTATGGCTATGGAGACAGAGGTAGTGGCAATGGAAATGGAGAAGTAGCAGCACCAACGGATGCAAGACTACCCGAAGAAGAATTGGATGAGGAAATGGAAGAAGACGATggagaagaagaggaggataATGACGATGATGAGAGTGTAGAATCTGAAAGTAGTTCTTCGGGAAATGCAATCTCTGCTAATAAGAAGGACCTGCATGCGGAAGATTCAATAGCGCATCCATGTGAAGAAGCAGTTCATCCTGTCAAGAATAACGTTGATATCAAACCCCGCTCCGACCTACACCTTATTTATTCGAACGAAGAAGGTAATGTTCCCGAAGCAAGACTGCTTCGATCGTCAGGAGCAGCCGGTGCCACTGCATCGGATGAAGAAGCTGACGAAGAGGATGACGTTGATTATGCACCAGGAGAAGACGAATGGCGAAAG ACGATCATGATCGGCTCAGAGTACCAATCCAGCGTTCCCTCTGGATTGAGTCCTTACGACAACCTCCAAACGGTGCCTTatgaaaatgaagacaaaCTATTATGGACTCCTTGGGTCCTTGATGACACTGTCACGGACGAATATCTGCAGCGCTGCGCTCAAATTCAACAGGAACTAATGAGGAGTAAACTCACTTCATCTACTACCCAACCGCTGCAGACACTTGCTCTACTGGCTAGCCTACCCATGGGGGCTCACACAAGAGATGACGAACAG gcatTGCATCAGCTATTGCAATGCGGACACAACGTCGAAGAAGCCTTGCGAAGACGAAAAATGAGCAATGTGACACCATGCGACACGGTCTCCCTGTGGTCGGAGGAGGAGTGTCGGAATTTTGAATCCGGTCTGCGCGTATTCGGCAAAGATTTCCATCACATCCAACAGCAAAAAGTGCGAACGCGTTCCGTAGGCGAATTGGTCCAATTCTATTACTTGTGGAAGAAAACGGAGCGGCACGACGTGCTGGCCAATCGGGCGcgactggaaaagaaaaagtatgCCCTCCATCCGGGTACGACCGACTACATGGATCGTTTCTTGGACGAGCAGGAATTACAAGGTACAACCGCTGCCGCCGCTCCGCACCACTTCACCCGTGAGCGGAGTAATTCGCGCAGCAGCTCGCCCAATGTCCATTCCTTGATTTACGGAGACCCCAAGCGATTACGGGTGACGGCCACGCCACCTGCTG CAGGCGGTGAGGATGGCGCTCCAAATGGATTACCCGTGGCTGGCGATGAGGCGGGACTTCTTGATGGAGCGGACGAAAGTAACGGACAAGTCCTAAGCGCTGCCGCCgctgctgccgccgccgccgctaCTGTTCTCCCTCCTCCATCAGATGCCATGACCGCGTCCAACAGAGACTTGATGAGCTGA
- the LOC116924500 gene encoding mesoderm induction early response protein 1 isoform X4 yields the protein MFSTSSVLLNDGELSPGKGGDGDQEFEPTADMLVHDFDDEQTLAEEEAIASAGGEDPQNELNNLQKESDMPIEQLLALYGYGDRGSGNGNGEVAAPTDARLPEEELDEEMEEDDGEEEEDNDDDESVESESSSSGNAISANKKDLHAEDSIAHPCEEAVHPVKNNVDIKPRSDLHLIYSNEEGNVPEARLLRSSGAAGATASDEEADEEDDVDYAPGEDEWRKTIMIGSEYQSSVPSGLSPYDNLQTVPYENEDKLLWTPWVLDDTVTDEYLQRCAQIQQELMRSKLTSSTTQPLQTLALLASLPMGAHTRDDEQALHQLLQCGHNVEEALRRRKMSNVTPCDTVSLWSEEECRNFESGLRVFGKDFHHIQQQKVRTRSVGELVQFYYLWKKTERHDVLANRARLEKKKYALHPGTTDYMDRFLDEQELQGTTAAAAPHHFTRERSNSRSSSPNVHSLIYGDPKRLRVTATPPAAGGEDGAPNGLPVAGDEAGLLDGADESNGQVLSAAAAAAAAAATVLPPPSDAMTASNRDLMS from the exons ATGTTTTCGACTTCGTCagtg cTTTTGAATGACGGGGAGCTAAGCCCCGGGAAGGGAG GTGATGGGGACCAAGAATTTGAACCTACAGCTGATATGTTAGTTCATGATTTTGATGACGAACAAACCTTAGCTGAAGAAGAAGCCATAGCAAGTGCCGGTGGAGAAGATCCGCAAAATGAGTTAAACAACTTGCAAAAA GAGTCAGATATGCCTATTGAACAGCTACTCGCACTTTATGGCTATGGAGACAGAGGTAGTGGCAATGGAAATGGAGAAGTAGCAGCACCAACGGATGCAAGACTACCCGAAGAAGAATTGGATGAGGAAATGGAAGAAGACGATggagaagaagaggaggataATGACGATGATGAGAGTGTAGAATCTGAAAGTAGTTCTTCGGGAAATGCAATCTCTGCTAATAAGAAGGACCTGCATGCGGAAGATTCAATAGCGCATCCATGTGAAGAAGCAGTTCATCCTGTCAAGAATAACGTTGATATCAAACCCCGCTCCGACCTACACCTTATTTATTCGAACGAAGAAGGTAATGTTCCCGAAGCAAGACTGCTTCGATCGTCAGGAGCAGCCGGTGCCACTGCATCGGATGAAGAAGCTGACGAAGAGGATGACGTTGATTATGCACCAGGAGAAGACGAATGGCGAAAG ACGATCATGATCGGCTCAGAGTACCAATCCAGCGTTCCCTCTGGATTGAGTCCTTACGACAACCTCCAAACGGTGCCTTatgaaaatgaagacaaaCTATTATGGACTCCTTGGGTCCTTGATGACACTGTCACGGACGAATATCTGCAGCGCTGCGCTCAAATTCAACAGGAACTAATGAGGAGTAAACTCACTTCATCTACTACCCAACCGCTGCAGACACTTGCTCTACTGGCTAGCCTACCCATGGGGGCTCACACAAGAGATGACGAACAG gcatTGCATCAGCTATTGCAATGCGGACACAACGTCGAAGAAGCCTTGCGAAGACGAAAAATGAGCAATGTGACACCATGCGACACGGTCTCCCTGTGGTCGGAGGAGGAGTGTCGGAATTTTGAATCCGGTCTGCGCGTATTCGGCAAAGATTTCCATCACATCCAACAGCAAAAAGTGCGAACGCGTTCCGTAGGCGAATTGGTCCAATTCTATTACTTGTGGAAGAAAACGGAGCGGCACGACGTGCTGGCCAATCGGGCGcgactggaaaagaaaaagtatgCCCTCCATCCGGGTACGACCGACTACATGGATCGTTTCTTGGACGAGCAGGAATTACAAGGTACAACCGCTGCCGCCGCTCCGCACCACTTCACCCGTGAGCGGAGTAATTCGCGCAGCAGCTCGCCCAATGTCCATTCCTTGATTTACGGAGACCCCAAGCGATTACGGGTGACGGCCACGCCACCTGCTG CAGGCGGTGAGGATGGCGCTCCAAATGGATTACCCGTGGCTGGCGATGAGGCGGGACTTCTTGATGGAGCGGACGAAAGTAACGGACAAGTCCTAAGCGCTGCCGCCgctgctgccgccgccgccgctaCTGTTCTCCCTCCTCCATCAGATGCCATGACCGCGTCCAACAGAGACTTGATGAGCTGA
- the LOC116924506 gene encoding uncharacterized protein LOC116924506, whose amino-acid sequence MASGHQHSSGSGKRTRFLNRLFPWRSSSSQRSSSGSRMMSGGHNKESPGQLFSGSSTSSVRRTSPVDLNLGAETSVGPPMMAVPSSLPIPRFPDVVEAEPAVLLASHHRRTQRHKDGANGFRMTATAAAPSTYQQHQTADKMDHEEMGALRHLASELNAALRLSEEENLLLKAKLQTLDEWGLMAEQQEDVGASQTAKLDRLIEDLRDIASSQPTSPFTSPFVHRRNMRDLGRILQQRQSELRRLTAELHQTQTELLFTQVELDQVRRCLQRLDQRLLYAEEELDLARQGLLQASISKQRLMQELQTTRGLLMRCWGRVRDLEQQQQAAGNMLEAS is encoded by the exons ATGGCTTCTGGCCATCAACATTCTTCCG GCAGCGGAAAGAGGACACGATTTTTGAACCGGCTCTTTCCTTGGCGGTCGTCTTCGAGTCAGAGATCGAGTAGCGGGAGTCGCATGATGAGTGGCGGCCACAACAAGGAATCGCCAGGTCAACTGTTCTCCGGTAGCAGCACGAGCAGCGTGCGACGGACGTCGCCCGTCGATTTGAATTTAGGCGCCGAAACGTCGGTAGGACCACCGATGATGGCCGTCCCTTCTTCGCTGCCTATTCCGCGGTTTCCCGATGTCGTCGAGGCTGAACCGGCCGTTTTATTGGCGTCGCATCATCGGCGAACGCAACGGCACAAAGACGGTGCCAACGGCTTCCGTATGACGGCGACGGCTGCCGCCCCATCGACTTACCAACAGCATCAGACAGCCGATAAAATGGACCACGAAGAGATGGGCGCTCTACGACATTTGGCCAGTGAATTGAACGCCGCACTTCGACTGTCCGAAGAAGAGAATCTTCTACTCAAAG CCAAACTTCAAACGCTGGACGAGTGGGGTCTAATGGCCGAACAGCAGGAGGATGTAGGAGCCAGTCAAACGGCTAAACTGGATCGGCTGATCGAGGACTTGCGCGACATCGCCTCATCGCAACCGACGTCTCCGTTCACATCGCCT TTCGTTCACAGGCGGAATATGCGCGATCTCGGCCGCATTCTTCAGCAACGGCAATCCGAGTTGAGGCGGTTAACGGCCGAGCTGCACCAGACGCAGACCGAACTGCTTTTCACGCAGGTGGAACTGGATCAGGTGCGTCGCTGTCTCCAAAGGCTCGACCAGAGGCTTTTGTACGCCGAGGAAGAGTTAGACCTTGCCCGTCAAGGTTTGCTGCAAGCGTCCATTAGCAA GCAGAGGCTGATGCAAGAGCTGCAGACCACCAGAGGCCTCTTGATGAGGTGTTGGGGTCGCGTCCGCGATTTggaacagcagcagcaagcGGCCGGCAACATGCTCGAGGCCagctga
- the LOC116924509 gene encoding mitochondrial import inner membrane translocase subunit Tim17-B, producing the protein MEYQREPCPWRIVDDCGGAFTMGAIGGAVFQSIKGFRNAPSGFQRRAFGSIIAVKERAPIIGGNFAVWGGMFSTIDCTLVYLRQKEDPWNSIISGFATGGILAARNGAGAMVGSAVVGGLILALIEGMGILFTRMTADQFRPMSPPTEEPMNSPPSFGSQQYQ; encoded by the exons ATGGAATATCAAAGAGAACCATG CCCCTGGCGAATTGTTGATGATTGTGGTGGAGCCTTCACCATGGGAGCTATCGGTGGAGCTGTCTTCCAGAGCATCAAAGGATTTAGGAATGCCCCAAGT GGTTTCCAAAGACGAGCATTTGGCAGTATAATTGCAGTCAAGGAAAGGGCTCCAATTATTGGTGGAAATTTTGCTGTGTGGGGTGGAATGTTCTCCACCATAGATTGCACATTAGTTTACTTGCGACAGAAAGAAGACCCCTGGAACTCTATCATCAGTGGATTTGCAACTGGTGGTATCCTAGCTGCTAGAA ACGGTGCGGGTGCCATGGTCGGCAGCGCAGTTGTTGGAGGTTTAATTTTAGCCCTAATCGAAGGAATGGGCATTCTTTTCACGCGAATGACAGCTGATCAATTTCGGCCGATGAGCCCTCCCACAGAAGAGCCGATGAATTCTCCACCTTCATTTGGATCCCAACAGTACCAGTAG
- the LOC116924505 gene encoding small glutamine-rich tetratricopeptide repeat-containing protein beta: MSTVKRLALAIVQFLAEQKQYGNLLPDAQESLEVAVQCLETAFELSPDDAASMSVSKSLLDIFHDAVASEVTSLPDEASEESKVQAEKLKNEGNNLMKSEQFTEALSCYSKAIELDGRNAVYYCNRAAAHSKLNQHQNAIDDCKKAINIDPLYSKAYGRMGLAHASLNQHDEAVRCYERAVQLEPDNESYQSNLQIAEEKLKLTGGAERLPGMPPGMGIPGLDVGAMLNNPGLMSMAQQMLSNPNMQQLMNQMMAGSSQGGGGLESLLQVGQQLAQQMQATNPELVEQLRRQMGGPGGPNPFDPSSDSEPKDPQ; encoded by the exons ATGTCCACCGTAAAGCGGCTAGCTCTGGCAATCGTACAATTTCTAGCTGAGCAAAAACAATACGGAAATTTATTACCCGATGCTCAG GAAAGTCTTGAGGTTGCTGTGCAATGTTTAGAAACTGCGTTTGAACTGTCACCTGATGACGCAGCATCCATGAGCGTCTCAAAGTCTTTGCTTGATATCttccatgatgctgttgcCTCTGAG GTAACAAGCCTACCAGATGAAGCATCTGAGGAAAGCAAAGTACAAGCTGAAAAGCTGAAAAATGAAGGAAATAATCTAATGAAATCAGAGCAGTTTACTGAAGCCCTTTCATGTTATTCAAA AGCTATTGAACTGGACGGAAGAAATGCTGTCTATTATTGTAACCGGGCTGCAGCGCATAGTAAACTCAATCAACACCAGAATGCCATCGACGACTGCAAAAAAGCGATCAATATTGACCCTCTCTATAGCAAAGCCTACGGCCGAATGGG CCTGGCTCACGCTAGTCTAAACCAGCACGATGAAGCTGTCAGATGCTATGAACGTGCTGTCCAGTTGGAGCCAGACAACGAGAGCTACCAAAGTAATCTACAGATCGCAGAAGAAAAGCTTAAGCTAACAGGGGGAGCCGAGCGTCTTCCTGGAATGCCTCCTGGCATGGGTATTCCAGGACTCGATGTGGGAGCTATGCTTAATAACCCAG GTTTGATGTCTATGGCGCAGCAAATGCTAAGCAATCCAAATATGCAGCAACT GATGAATCAAATGATGGCGGGTTCTAGTCAAGGTGGTGGTGGACTGGAATCCCTGCTTCAAGT GGGCCAGCAACTGGCTCAGCAGATGCAAGCAACCAATCCTGAACTGGTTGAACAACTGAGGAGGCAAATGGGTGGACCAGGTGGACCGAATCCATTCGATCCTTCCTCTGATTCGGAGCCCAAGGATCCCCAGTAA